The Candidatus Nitrosocosmicus arcticus genome includes the window ATTTTCTCGAAATAGATTATAATACCGATAAGCGAATATTTACCTGTAAGTTATCCGATACGCTTACAGGTGATATTGTTAATTTTTTCAATACCCTTTTTGTCAATATCTGGAACACTATAGATAAAAATATCATCCTCGAAAAACGTAATATTTTTCAACAGGATTTTGTTGATATTGCTTCCCATCAATTAAGAAATCCTATATTGCCTATCATAGGATTTTCTAAAACATTAAAATCAAAAATTGAAGATCCTGATATGTTGGATTATCTCAATATTATTATTAAGAATGCCGAAAAACTGAAGAATATTGCAAATGATATTTTGGATATTTCTAAAATTGAAGCAAATCCGCTAAAATTAGATTTTGAAATTTTTGATCTATGCGAACTTTTGGCTATTATTGCTAGAGATTATAATCAATTTTCAAACAAAGATTCTTCAGGCATTCGGATACTTTTTCAAAGCCATCCCAATGTGTTTATAGAGGCTGATAAGGAATACATTAAACAAGCATTTGAAAACATTCTCAATAATTCCTATTTTTTTACAAAAAAGAATGAAGGGAATAAGATTATTATCAGTGTCTTTGAGAATGATGATGATTTCTATGCTAATGTATTAATAGAAGATGAAGGACCTGGCATTCCAGATGATGATCCAGAAAGAATCTTTACTAAATTCTATCCAAATTCTGGAGGGGCTGGACTTGGATTGTTCATTTCAAAAAAGATTGTGGAAATCCATGGGGGGAGTGTTGTTGTTGGAAATAGGACAGACGACATTGGAGCAAAATTTCTTATTAAAATTCCATTGAAAGGGACAAATGTGCCTGGTCAGACTGACGACAATAAATCTACGGGTGGTCTTAAACTCTTAATTATTGACGATTTTTCAGAAAACTTGGAAACGGTCAAAGAATCAATCGTAAGTTTGGGATACGATGTTGATTATTTTGAAGATCCTTATAATGCGATAGAAAGTTTTGTTCCGGGAAAATATTCTTTTGTTTTCTTAGGTATTAATATCAAAGGGCTAGACGGCTTTGATCTGTACGATGATCTAAAAAAAAGAGATAAGAAAATTAAGGGTTATTTTATGTCCTCTAGTAAAATAAACAAGGAAGCGATGGAATTTTTAAATAATAATATGATGTATGATCACTTTATTTATAAACCACTTTCTCTCAATGCATTTGTAAAAATTCTACGAAATGAACAAGTGAATTAGAAATATTAATCGCATAATAGTAAAATTTTATTATTTGTTTGTTTTAACTGGGTTAGCATGAATGTTCTAATCATTGAGGATGATGATGATATTTGCCAATTGTATTCTATATGGTTGGAAGAAAACAGACATGATTACATTATTGCAAAAAACTATGAAGATGGGATATCAGAATACGAAAAGTCGATTCAACAAAGTGATGAAAATTATAAATCGGATAATAATATATTTGATTTGGTTGTCTTAGATTACGATTTACCATCAAAAGATATGTCTTCCAATCAAAATGGTTTACATATAGCAAAAGAAATCTTGGAATTAAAAAGCGATCAACGGATAATGTTCGCATCAGCGTGGCCAAAAAAAGCATTCGTCGAATACGTTTCTACTCTAAAAAGTGTACCTGAAGTCCTTCCAAAACCTTTTGAAAAAGAGGAGTTCATTAATCTAGCCGAAAAAATTAACTTGTATGATATTGCCAAAAAATTTACCAAACAACTTCGAGAAATGAAAAATCCAAATAGTCCTGATGTTGATATCAAATCGCTAGAATCTTTGTTTAAACTCATGAACAATGCTAGAAGAGAATTTTTGCAAAAAGGTAATGATAAAAATAGTGATATCGATTTTAATGAATGATATTTGATAAGATTTATTTTAAAGAACCATTGAAGTTTGTTTATGTCTTCCATGAAATATGTTCAAATAGATTTACTTAATGAAATTGCAATATTGAGGATAAATAGACCTGAAGCTTTGAATGCAATGAATCTTGATGTAATATTCGAACTGGCCAGAGCAATTGACATAATTTCTGCCGATGAAGGAATCGAGGTACTAATAATTACCGGGGCAGGAGAACGCTCTTTCTGTGCTGGTGCTGACATTTCGTACATGGTAAATATTGACGCCGTAACTGCTGAAAAATATGCCTCATCTGCACAATCCATGCTAAATAAAATTGAAAAAATGGAAAAACCTGTAATTGCCGCAATAAATGGTTTTGCGCTTGGTGGTGGATGTGAACTATCTTTAGTTTGTGATATAAGGATCGCCTCAGAAAATGCAAAGATTGGTCAACCAGAAGTAACTATTGGTATTCCGCCTGGATGGGGTGGTACTCAGCGACTACTTAGGGTAGTTGGACCTGCAAAAGCTAAAGAAATGATTTTTACCGGAAAAATGATTACCGCTCATGAGGCTGCCAATATTGGATTAGTTAACCAAGTAATTTCCTTATCAGATGAGGAAAAGTCTATTCTAGATCCATCTATCGATCAAAATAATGAAAAGGAGAAAAGTATTGCACTCTCAAAGTTACTAAATAAAAAACTTTTGGAATTTTGTATAACTTTTGCTAGAGAGATCACTAAAAATAGTTTCAATGCTGTAAAAATCAGTAAAATGCTAATTAATAAAGGTATGGATGCAGATATTGATACTGGATTGAGGCTAGAAATTTATGGCTGGGCTTTGTGTTTTGCTCATGAAGATAGACAGAAAATGATGGAGGCATTTCTCAGTAAAAATACTAAAAAATAATCTATTTTTCCATCAAAGAACGGATTTTCATTTCAACGAAATTATTTTTGATCCACTACCGGGTTTAGATATAAATGTTTTACATTTGATATTTATTTTCTCATATTCCTCTTCCATGACTTCTGATATGCGTAGCTGTTTTTTGCTTGAATCTAAAAAAGCTACCGTAGAAGGACCAGCTCCACTAATGGTAAAAGCCATCGCTCCCTCTTCTAGGGATCTTTCCTTTATTTTTTCATATCCTGGGATCAATTTCTTTCTGGCGGGTTCTATAATGCAATCATTTATGCCATTACAAATCATTTCTATATCCTTGGTATAAAAGCCTGCAACTACAGAACATGCATTAGCTACATTGTGAACCATTTTTTCTAATGGTACTTGCTGAGGAATGACTTTTCTTGAAAATTCTGTCTTCATTTTAGGAACTTGAATAAGTGGTACGCATATAACCATAAATAGATTATTTGGTGATTCTATCTTGATAAATTCTAATTTTGGATGAGTCTTAACTATTACAAAATTTCCAAAAAATGAGCCTGCGACATTATCAAAGTGCTTTACACCTGCACTTGCGAGTTCGCCTTCTGCAGAATAATCTAATAATTTGGTATCGTCAATATTCAGTCCAAATATTGCATTTAGGGAAACTGCAGTTGCTACTGCTGATGCGGCACTACTTCCCATTCCATAACCCGGTGGAATATTTTTTCTAATTTCTATTAAACAGTTGTAATTATGTAAATCATAATCTGAAATAATTTTTTTTGCTACTTTGCCTGCAGAATTGGAATCAATATCATTTGGAATGTTTTTGCCCAGATCACCACTCATTATTATTTTTACATTGTTTTTATTTGCTATTGTTTTTCTCTCTAATTTGATGGATACTATATCCTCTAATATGTCCAAGCCTAACCCAAATACGTCATATCCTGGACCCAAATTTGCAGTTGAGGCAGATGCACTAGCAGTACATTCCACATATTCAGCTACAATTTCATGCTTTTCCTTTTTCATTCGTGTTTTTGCTCCTCTTCACCTTGTGTTAATATCCTTGATAATGCTGCAGTTAAATTTATCATTCCATTCATAGTTAAGTTAGATACTGCAATGGGGCTCAACATATTTCCACTTTTATAGAGTGTTCTTATAATATCCTTACCCAATAGGGACTGCTCTGAATCTTTTTCTAGATTCAGGGAGTCTTGAAGCGAGGTAATGGAGTTGGACCAATTCAAAATTTCTGTCAACCTCTCGATTATTTTATCTCTTTTCGTTAAGACGTTGATCTGTGGGATGTTTAGACGTAATCTGACTGATTGTGACAAGAACATTAAAGAAACGAAACTAATTGGAGATACTGCTAGTGTCCCATCTATGGTAAATAGTGTTACCTTAGAATCTGAATAAAAATTTGAAACAAAATAAGGACCACTGGACCTGAAAGCAAACAGTTCTATTTGTCCGGGAGTATCGATTATTACATAATCGGGATTAAGTTCTTGAACCTGAGTTTGGATTTCATCTATTTTTGTTGATATCAAGTCATTGGCCAATATCATTGACCCATTTGGTCCTAACTTGTAATCATCCATTATCGAATAAAAATCAATAAACTCTCTCACGTCTATGTCTGGATCATACGGTAAACTGGATACTCCTGGGTCTAAATTAATTGAAATTGGTGAGACATCATTGCTGTGGTACCATTCCAACAAATTCGAAGTCAATAGTGTTTTCCCTGAACCGGCCGTACCAGTCACGAATATAGTATGCATTTCAAAAATTTTTAATTGTTATTCTAATTTTATTGTTATACTTGTATGATTATTATATTCCTTCTTTTGAACTAGTTGATATACCTTGAATTGGCGAATAATTTTCATTTTTGTAAGTGTTATACCTATAATGCTTATTTTTCTATTTACTCCTGTTTCGCTAAATGATGTTTTATCTGTAGGTGTTGTCCCTTTTTTACTTTCTTTTATCGCAACAATGACAAGAATTTTTCTTCAAGCAATTAGATTTTACTATTTCGTTCGAAAATTTATAGGAAAGAATATCAGTTCATTTTGGAAAATTATTTTTGCCAGGTTAGCTGGAGAATTTGTAACTCAAACTACTCCTTCATATATTGGAGGCGAACTTGTGCGAATCGCATTTCTAACCAAGAGTGGTGTGCCAGCGGGCCGAGCAGCATGGGTTACTACTATGGAAATTATTGCCGATGTATTTGTTGGTACTATTTTAGCTTTTATCGCTGGATTTATTGCAATATCTAACGGTTCCCTATTAATTGGTCTGATAATTGTTACGATTGCTACCCCTACGTTTGGATTCTGGTTTTTTATCTTGATATATTCAGCAAAAAAAAATATCCAATTACCATCATTTTCTTTAAAATTGGCAAGAAAATTTATTTCAGAACAAAAAGCTCAACAGGGGATCAATTCTGTTAATAAAGCATTGGATGATTTGTGCATAATGAGTAGAGAAAACTTTGGATCATTCAAATCTGTAAAAATATTCTCCGTGGGCATTGCAATTACATTAGTCGCATTTATTTTCCATGGTCTTTCATTTCTAGTTTTAACACATTCTGTAGATACGTATATAGGTCTATTTTTGTCATTTATGGCTACCTCTTCTTCCACAATTTTGGGTACCCTTCCCATCACAATAGGAGGTTCCGGCTTAGCTGAATGGGGATTATGGGGATATATTAATCACTTGAATGATATTTCTCAAATTGGTAACATAGTACATGATAACGATCAATTAAACGTCATAATTGCATGGAGGATTGCTTCTTACTATATTCCGCTAGTAATAATGTGGATTGCATTGATGAGGTTGGCATTAAGACCTAATTATTCAAAATCTAACTCCCCCTCTTCCACTACCCCTGATAGTAAAGTTGATTGATAGTATTTTAAATAATGATTATCTCTTTTTTATATGGTGAAGATGTTAACCGACCTACTAAAAAACAAAATTGTCCTTATTACTGGGGCATCAAGTGGAATAGGTAGATGCATTGCAAGTGATTTTTCACAATTTAGTTTGAAATCCTTAATCCTAATTGCCAGAAATATTGATAGACTGAATGATTCTATTGTATCTATGAAGGAAAGGGACTTTGAAATACTGCCTCTATGTTGCGATGTGTCCAACAAAGAAGAAGTTAAGCGCGTTGGTGATTTGATATTTGAACGGTATGGGTATATAGATATTTTAATCAATAATGCAGGAATTGGTATATTTGGAAAGGTTGAAAAGATGTCCATCGAGGAAATCGAAAAAGTCAGTTTCACTAATTATTTTGGCATGATTTATTTTACAAAAATTTTTCTTGATTCAATGATTAGGAGAAATAGTGGTCATATAATTAATATTGCCTCCTTAGCTGCCAGTTTTGGTATCCCGGGGATGGCCGCATACTGTGGATCAAAATTTGCCATATTGGGTTTTTCTGAGTCCTTGCGCCGTGAATTAAGAAAAACAGGCGTAAAGATATCTGTTATAAGTCCAATAGGCGTAAAGACCAATTTTTTTAATAACGAATATTTTAATAATAAAACCCCGATGAAATATATGTTAAATCCAGAAACGGTTTCCAAGGCGGTACTAAACTCACTTACATCTGATTCTTTTCAAGTTTTTGTACCACGCATAGCTGGATTATCCGTACCGTTCAAAGGTTGTTTTCCTGCGATAATTGATTCAATTATTGAGAGCCAATTTCGTAAAAATCTTGGCTGAAGTGAATTTATTGTTCATCTTCATCTTCATCCTTGTCCTTCTTATTTGGATCAAAGTCTGATTCTACATCCATCATTTGCGCACTCTCCAAATCAAATTTAAAAATCTCATCCATATCGATTTGATACTTGGTTTTCAATAATTCACATAATTGATCACTTAGTTTGGCTATTGATATTTTGATTTTATACTCATATACGAAACCTTTCATAAGTTCTGAAGCCTTCAGATCATCGGCTAAATCGATTTCTTCAATTATTGTTCTGCCGTCGGGTAGTGATTCGTAGAGCTGGATATCTGCTTTTTTGGTTTGTTCATTGATGTCTAGAAAATAACCCGTCCTACTGATCGTGTCTAATATTTGAAAATTTGCATTTTTCAGTTCATTGTCGGCCCATTCGGGAAGACCGTTCTCCTCCGATTTTGCCTTTGCCGCTTTTCTTGCCATTTCTTGCCCGTTATGTATTCTAGTACTTTTTATTAAAAACTTTTTCAAATTTATCTTTGGACTTCTAGAAAGCATTATCTATAGGATTATCTATACTTAGGTCCTTGAACGCCGTTATAAATGGTGAATCTTTACTTGATTTAATCCAGGGTCAACACTCTGAATTGATACTTGTTGATACCCGATCTTTTGCCGAGTATGCTAGGGGTCATATTCCTGATGCCATAAATATCGATTTGATGCATTTCCATTGGTTTGATACCTCTACAGTGGGAATTTTGCAATTTGAAAAACAAATGGGCTTGCTATTAAATTATCTAGGCATTAATCCATCCCATCAAGTAATTTTTTATGATAATATTTCAGGTCCTAACGCTTCCCGGGGTGTTTGGCTATTGAATTATTTCTCTCACTTTGATTCATTTATGTTAGACGGTGGGTTTGAAAACTGGTCAAAACTTGAATATCCGGTAGAAATGAAGACAAACCAATATTCACATTCCACATTCAATTTTCATACGAATAGGACTGTATTAGCTGATTTAGACTATGTAAAAAACTGTATAGATAAAAATTTACAGGATGTGGTAATTATTGACTGCCGATCCCAGGCTGAGTACAACGGATCTGTTGCTCGTGCTTTTCACCGGGGACATATACCTAAATCCGTTAATGTTGATTGGTCAAATAACCTTAGCAATGAGAAATTCTTGAAATTTGACGCTTTGGCGAGGTTATATTCTTTTATATCAAAAGAAACGGAAGTTATAACGTATTGTCAAGGTGGCTACCGAGCTGCAAACACTTACCTTGCTCTTAAACAACTTGGGTATCCGAATGTAAGAATGTATCTAGGGTCTTGGGGAGAATGGGGTAATAATACTGCACTTCCAGTTGAATTGAATTAATAAGATAACTGTCATTTTACTTTCCATGAATGTGCTAAAAGTTTGATAAAAAATGGAGATAATTATTTTTTATTGATCGGAAGTTTGTTTAATTCTTGTAGTTGTTTATTTATCTCCGTTGAATTTTCCTTCCCATATGTTATCAATATTCTATCGTCATCGTTTATTACATAGCTCATTATGTCTTCACTTTCATTACCATTAACATAGAAACTTAGTTTATATTGGTCGTCATCACAAAGACGCTGATTACTATCTGTAATAAAACATCCATTGGACGCGTCCATTCTAATACTCTTAAAGAATTCACCCATTGGAACATTAGACGAGTGTTTATGGATAGTTGTTCCATCTAATGTGCCATTGTAGCTTTCTACATGAATATAGTTAGACCTCACCATGTATTTTTGTTGTGCTAGGTCAAAGTTTGTACCATTTAGGTTAATCAATAATGCTGCATGTTCATGTGCTGATCCTAGGGCACCATATTTGGCTGCTACATTTTCACTGGGAAAAAATATTGCTAACACAATGGCAAGAGCTGCTATTCCAACAACCGCTGGAACTATTATTTTTAAATATTGTTTTCTTTTCTTACGACCTCTTGCAAAATAACTACCATCGTTATTATCATTCTTGTTAGAAGCGTTATTCCTGTTACTATCACTATCTGAATTATTTTTCTTCTTGCTCATTCTATTGTAATTCTACTGACATGCTCTCTAATTTAAAATTAATATTTGTTATTCTAACTATTATTTGTCATTTCACTTATAATGCTTCTTAATTTTAAAGAAAATGGATGATTTGGATTGTTAATTACTGTCAAAAACTCTCTGGGGCTGAATTGTATGTCGCAATAGCATGGTAGTGGGGAAAGAGAGTTTGCACCCGTAACGGCGTGAAGTTCTTCCAAAACTTTTTTATGATCTTGGTTTTCTTCGATATTTGAATCGGGTATAGTAGCCGGAATACAATATCCTGATATCCTATTGAGCAGTATATAAGAAATAGCACCAAATCGTACAAATGTTGTATAAATTTCAAACAATAGTTTTTTAGTTCCTTCAATGTCCAAATCATCCATTTTCATAGTAAGTATTAATTTATCAGCTATTGATAGGGCATTAATGGACCAATGTCTTATTCCTGGACTCGTATCAATAATGATATAATCTGTATCGAGCTTGGTAATAATTTGTTCTCTAAGAAAAACTAATTTCCTAAACTGTTTTTTCCAATAGTCTGTTCCATTACCCATTTCAAATTTAAATATCGCGTCTCTGCTAGGATTAGAGAATCCTATATAGAGTCTCCCTGTAAAATTGTTCTGCTTTTGATCATCTTTAAAAAGAATTTCAGTCATATCAATTATTGATTCGTAAATATCTGCATTATTATCCAAAAAGTCGTTTATCCATTTTTTTGGATTTATTTTAAAATAATTATGTAAGCTGGGCGCATAGACGTCTAAATCTAGTATGGCAACCTTTTTCCCCATTTTTACAAGTAATGCTGCGGTATTTGCAGCTATTGTTGTCTTACCAGTGCCTCCCTTATAGGAATGTATTGCTATACAGTGAGTCATACTAAGCTTGCCTACTACATTACTTCTAAGTTCAATATTAAATCTTTTGAAAATTTGTTATTGAAATAATATGCTATTGTTAATTTTAGAACTGTCTATCTTCCTTTTTGATTCATTAAATTTATAGATCACCAATTTCTTGTTATTAAATAAAGCATAACACAATTTGATAAGAATTAACCTTACGACAGGTTATAAAGAACCAAATGTGTATATACATCCTATTTATAAATAATTGTTCTCAGCACAGGTCTGGAGAAAACACAACATTCTGAGAAAACATTTTCGATTCGATCCAATTCATTGATCAGTCTGATTATCGTTACAGTATGATGAGCAATCGATCGTTTGATGGCGTATATATGATATTTAAATAAATTGTAATTAATGGCTAAGAAGGGTAAATTAGAGGAAATTATTAGTAAAGCACTCTATGCAGATGATGCGTCCTCGTATTTTGTAACATACAGGGATTACGAAGATTATAAACAAATTACCTTGTCAGATTTCATTTTAATTTCTGAAAATTTTCAAACTATTCCAGCTTCAAGGATAACAAAAATTGAACTAAAAGGACAATTACTGTATGAAAAAAATTAAAATAATACATTGTTGAAACACCAATAATAATAAATCATGGAAAAATATGTTACCGAATTCAAAAACCTTTGCAATGAAATTGTGGAAATCGATTCGAGAATACGATTTATTGGGGTTGCCGACAAGCATGGAATAATCCTTACTACTGCAGAACGTAAAGGAATAATTCCACTTTTAAGCGATGAAGAAACTGAGCAATACGCTATCACTGCCTCTACCAGGCAGTATACTAGATTAAGGTGGCAGGATATACTTGGAAAACTAAATTATACGTGTTCTCTTTATGAAAAAATTTTGAGGGTTACAATACCAATAACAAATCAAAAGAATAGATTAGAATATCTATTGATCTTTACATTAGATCCACATACAGATGATTTTGATAATTTAATCATGGAAAAAATAATACCGTTGATTACTGGTTTCTATTCAAAGCTTTTCAAAGTAAGCTAGTCCAGAATTAACAGCTAATGTACGAGAATAACTAGAATAGAAAACCAAGTTTATGATTGGTCTATGTAAAGCAGACAAAAGTCCTATCTTTGTACTTTATGATTAAGGTAACATTCAAGGGTTAATATTTTCTTTTCTAAGCCTTTGCTAGTCTTTCAAAAAATCTCTGAAATTTGTGACATTTAGTCTATATCTGATAATTATCTAATGATTTTAATAGATTCATCTGAATGTTTTTAAAAGAAAAAAATCTATTTTTATATGTTGACAATTGTGGGCAATATTTCGATCACTCCCTATGGAAAGACCCGGGTTATGGGTATCATAAATGTAAGTCCAGAATCATTTTACAAAGGCTCGATAATACGTCAAGAAGACGATATTCAAGATACTATAATTAGAATGCAGGATCAGGGGGTTGATATAGTGGATGTTGGTGGTATGTCAACTGCTCCATACTTGAAAACGCTGGTTCCAAAGGATCTCGAATCAAAACGGTTGCACAATGCTATATCAGCTATTAGACAAATTAGCAATATTCCTATATCTGTTGATACAGCTAGATCCGACGTAATCCGATCCTTACTCAAATTAGAGGTGAATGCGATTAACGACGTTACTGGTTTAAAATATGATAAAAAAATGCCCGGCCTGGCTTATGAGCATGATCTTCCTGTAATCCTCGGTGCTTACTTGTCAGATAGGGAAAATCTGTATGGTGATGGGGACATACAGGATACTAGTTCTCTATTAGCTGAAAGTATTAGAATTGCCAAGAAATCCAAAATCGACGATGATAAACTGATCATCGATCCTTCGATTGGATTTTTTAGAAAAGAAGGATTCAATCAATTTTATTCCAAAACT containing:
- a CDS encoding hybrid sensor histidine kinase/response regulator, with the translated sequence MDFNLDKIFERSDQQQVDIFLNSYYSFLFLKKNSFYDVIKSKSVANSPSIQLLISCKDSDQYDSIVDFFKPFKNVQVKNILSSAEPTEHMITVIVDQSQVYFLEIDYNTDKRIFTCKLSDTLTGDIVNFFNTLFVNIWNTIDKNIILEKRNIFQQDFVDIASHQLRNPILPIIGFSKTLKSKIEDPDMLDYLNIIIKNAEKLKNIANDILDISKIEANPLKLDFEIFDLCELLAIIARDYNQFSNKDSSGIRILFQSHPNVFIEADKEYIKQAFENILNNSYFFTKKNEGNKIIISVFENDDDFYANVLIEDEGPGIPDDDPERIFTKFYPNSGGAGLGLFISKKIVEIHGGSVVVGNRTDDIGAKFLIKIPLKGTNVPGQTDDNKSTGGLKLLIIDDFSENLETVKESIVSLGYDVDYFEDPYNAIESFVPGKYSFVFLGINIKGLDGFDLYDDLKKRDKKIKGYFMSSSKINKEAMEFLNNNMMYDHFIYKPLSLNAFVKILRNEQVN
- a CDS encoding response regulator, translated to MNVLIIEDDDDICQLYSIWLEENRHDYIIAKNYEDGISEYEKSIQQSDENYKSDNNIFDLVVLDYDLPSKDMSSNQNGLHIAKEILELKSDQRIMFASAWPKKAFVEYVSTLKSVPEVLPKPFEKEEFINLAEKINLYDIAKKFTKQLREMKNPNSPDVDIKSLESLFKLMNNARREFLQKGNDKNSDIDFNE
- a CDS encoding enoyl-CoA hydratase-related protein, coding for MKYVQIDLLNEIAILRINRPEALNAMNLDVIFELARAIDIISADEGIEVLIITGAGERSFCAGADISYMVNIDAVTAEKYASSAQSMLNKIEKMEKPVIAAINGFALGGGCELSLVCDIRIASENAKIGQPEVTIGIPPGWGGTQRLLRVVGPAKAKEMIFTGKMITAHEAANIGLVNQVISLSDEEKSILDPSIDQNNEKEKSIALSKLLNKKLLEFCITFAREITKNSFNAVKISKMLINKGMDADIDTGLRLEIYGWALCFAHEDRQKMMEAFLSKNTKK
- a CDS encoding homoserine kinase, giving the protein MKKEKHEIVAEYVECTASASASTANLGPGYDVFGLGLDILEDIVSIKLERKTIANKNNVKIIMSGDLGKNIPNDIDSNSAGKVAKKIISDYDLHNYNCLIEIRKNIPPGYGMGSSAASAVATAVSLNAIFGLNIDDTKLLDYSAEGELASAGVKHFDNVAGSFFGNFVIVKTHPKLEFIKIESPNNLFMVICVPLIQVPKMKTEFSRKVIPQQVPLEKMVHNVANACSVVAGFYTKDIEMICNGINDCIIEPARKKLIPGYEKIKERSLEEGAMAFTISGAGPSTVAFLDSSKKQLRISEVMEEEYEKINIKCKTFISKPGSGSKIISLK
- a CDS encoding ATP/GTP-binding protein, producing the protein MHTIFVTGTAGSGKTLLTSNLLEWYHSNDVSPISINLDPGVSSLPYDPDIDVREFIDFYSIMDDYKLGPNGSMILANDLISTKIDEIQTQVQELNPDYVIIDTPGQIELFAFRSSGPYFVSNFYSDSKVTLFTIDGTLAVSPISFVSLMFLSQSVRLRLNIPQINVLTKRDKIIERLTEILNWSNSITSLQDSLNLEKDSEQSLLGKDIIRTLYKSGNMLSPIAVSNLTMNGMINLTAALSRILTQGEEEQKHE
- a CDS encoding lysylphosphatidylglycerol synthase transmembrane domain-containing protein codes for the protein MNWRIIFIFVSVIPIMLIFLFTPVSLNDVLSVGVVPFLLSFIATMTRIFLQAIRFYYFVRKFIGKNISSFWKIIFARLAGEFVTQTTPSYIGGELVRIAFLTKSGVPAGRAAWVTTMEIIADVFVGTILAFIAGFIAISNGSLLIGLIIVTIATPTFGFWFFILIYSAKKNIQLPSFSLKLARKFISEQKAQQGINSVNKALDDLCIMSRENFGSFKSVKIFSVGIAITLVAFIFHGLSFLVLTHSVDTYIGLFLSFMATSSSTILGTLPITIGGSGLAEWGLWGYINHLNDISQIGNIVHDNDQLNVIIAWRIASYYIPLVIMWIALMRLALRPNYSKSNSPSSTTPDSKVD
- a CDS encoding SDR family NAD(P)-dependent oxidoreductase produces the protein MVKMLTDLLKNKIVLITGASSGIGRCIASDFSQFSLKSLILIARNIDRLNDSIVSMKERDFEILPLCCDVSNKEEVKRVGDLIFERYGYIDILINNAGIGIFGKVEKMSIEEIEKVSFTNYFGMIYFTKIFLDSMIRRNSGHIINIASLAASFGIPGMAAYCGSKFAILGFSESLRRELRKTGVKISVISPIGVKTNFFNNEYFNNKTPMKYMLNPETVSKAVLNSLTSDSFQVFVPRIAGLSVPFKGCFPAIIDSIIESQFRKNLG
- a CDS encoding sulfurtransferase yields the protein MNAVINGESLLDLIQGQHSELILVDTRSFAEYARGHIPDAINIDLMHFHWFDTSTVGILQFEKQMGLLLNYLGINPSHQVIFYDNISGPNASRGVWLLNYFSHFDSFMLDGGFENWSKLEYPVEMKTNQYSHSTFNFHTNRTVLADLDYVKNCIDKNLQDVVIIDCRSQAEYNGSVARAFHRGHIPKSVNVDWSNNLSNEKFLKFDALARLYSFISKETEVITYCQGGYRAANTYLALKQLGYPNVRMYLGSWGEWGNNTALPVELN
- a CDS encoding ParA family protein — protein: MTHCIAIHSYKGGTGKTTIAANTAALLVKMGKKVAILDLDVYAPSLHNYFKINPKKWINDFLDNNADIYESIIDMTEILFKDDQKQNNFTGRLYIGFSNPSRDAIFKFEMGNGTDYWKKQFRKLVFLREQIITKLDTDYIIIDTSPGIRHWSINALSIADKLILTMKMDDLDIEGTKKLLFEIYTTFVRFGAISYILLNRISGYCIPATIPDSNIEENQDHKKVLEELHAVTGANSLSPLPCYCDIQFSPREFLTVINNPNHPFSLKLRSIISEMTNNS
- a CDS encoding DUF504 domain-containing protein — its product is MAKKGKLEEIISKALYADDASSYFVTYRDYEDYKQITLSDFILISENFQTIPASRITKIELKGQLLYEKN
- the folP gene encoding dihydropteroate synthase, which codes for MGNISITPYGKTRVMGIINVSPESFYKGSIIRQEDDIQDTIIRMQDQGVDIVDVGGMSTAPYLKTLVPKDLESKRLHNAISAIRQISNIPISVDTARSDVIRSLLKLEVNAINDVTGLKYDKKMPGLAYEHDLPVILGAYLSDRENLYGDGDIQDTSSLLAESIRIAKKSKIDDDKLIIDPSIGFFRKEGFNQFYSKTQGMDWYVRDIDIIANIKLLTSLKKPICVSISRKSFIGSLFGLDVEDRLIPSIIAEMYSVMKGASLLRTHNVKETRQAIEMLEMIR